The Cystobacter fuscus DSM 2262 genome includes a region encoding these proteins:
- a CDS encoding DUF4142 domain-containing protein produces MKRMIQGVMLAGALVAGSTSFAQPATKAAAPKAGTAEYKGFTVPTDPKGLLERLHYVNQTEIKQARLAQQNASSPEVKSFAEQMITEHTAADEKILALAKTQNLKLADTPKPINDVEKKALAADKASLEKLQSLKGEAFDGCYMTEQLGAHDATLGKLAAGKQAVGASPELTALLDELTQSVAKHRQHAYTLLGKLSPQPAAAGGSGAAGTIGTPGGTTGTGTTGTGTSPTGSGTRN; encoded by the coding sequence ATGAAGCGAATGATCCAGGGAGTGATGCTCGCAGGCGCGCTGGTCGCGGGAAGCACGTCGTTCGCGCAGCCGGCCACCAAGGCCGCGGCGCCCAAGGCCGGCACGGCCGAGTACAAGGGCTTCACCGTCCCCACGGACCCCAAGGGCCTGCTCGAGCGGCTGCACTACGTCAACCAGACGGAGATCAAGCAGGCCAGGCTCGCCCAGCAGAACGCGTCGAGCCCCGAGGTGAAGTCGTTCGCCGAGCAGATGATCACCGAGCACACGGCGGCCGATGAGAAGATCCTGGCGCTCGCCAAGACGCAGAACCTGAAGCTGGCGGACACGCCCAAGCCCATCAACGACGTGGAGAAGAAGGCCCTGGCGGCCGACAAGGCCTCGCTGGAGAAGCTCCAGTCGCTCAAGGGCGAGGCCTTCGACGGCTGCTACATGACCGAGCAGCTCGGGGCCCATGACGCCACGCTCGGCAAGCTCGCGGCGGGCAAGCAGGCCGTGGGCGCCAGCCCCGAGCTCACCGCGCTCCTGGACGAGCTGACCCAGAGCGTCGCCAAGCACCGCCAGCACGCCTACACGCTGCTCGGCAAGCTGAGCCCGCAGCCCGCCGCCGCGGGCGGCTCGGGCGCCGCCGGCACCATTGGGACCCCGGGCGGCACCACTGGCACGGGCACCACCGGCACGGGCACCAGCCCCACGGGCTCCGGCACGCGCAACTAG
- the glgX gene encoding glycogen debranching protein GlgX, translating to MTREVWPGKPYPRGATFDGSGVNFAVFSQVATRVEVCLFDPRDPSKEIERFDLPVSTEYTWHGYVPALEPGTLYGLRVHGPYEPQKGHRCNPYKLLVDPYAKALHGEVDWSQPVFGYTLGHEKQDLMRDERDSAPGMPKCVVVSDFFDWGNDRAPDVPWRKTVIYEAHVKGLTMRHPKVPEHLRGTYAGLAHPAMIEHLTKLGVTSVELLPVHEYVDDSFLSEKGLSNYWGYNTLAFFAPEQKYASRKAPGTVVNEFKAMVKALHAAGIEVILDVVYNHTCEGNHMGPTLSLKGVDNASYYWLMPDARYYLDFTGCGNSVNASNQNASRLIIDSLRYWVQEMHVDGFRFDLATVLGRHGKGEFSPNAAFFQIISQDPVLSRVKLIAEPWDVGMGGYQVGNFPSPWREWNGKYRDAMRRYWKGDENLAGEVGHRLTGSSDMFQSARRRPQASINFITAHDGFTLHDLVTYGHKHNEANGEFNRDGADDNQAWNCGAEGETQDANIISLRERQKRNLLSSLFLSLGVPMLVAGDEMGRTQGGNNNAYCQDNELSWVDWDLDERRQSLLEFTSRLIHFRDTQPVLQRRRFFQGEHIWDSEHKDLAWFRPDGTEMGSEDWQKPFVRSLAFLLGGDAIPSPDERGQRIIGDALLVLLNAHHEAVSFTVPPPTEGKRWVIQLYTASDELGPDAPVPPGRFELVGRSMAVFRQVSADD from the coding sequence ATGACGAGGGAAGTGTGGCCGGGCAAGCCGTATCCGAGGGGCGCGACGTTCGATGGGTCGGGGGTCAACTTCGCGGTGTTCTCGCAAGTGGCCACCCGGGTGGAGGTCTGTCTGTTCGATCCCCGGGACCCCTCGAAGGAGATCGAGCGCTTCGACCTGCCGGTGTCGACCGAGTACACGTGGCACGGCTACGTGCCTGCCCTGGAGCCGGGCACGCTCTACGGCCTGCGGGTGCATGGTCCCTACGAGCCCCAGAAGGGGCACCGCTGCAACCCCTACAAGCTGCTGGTGGACCCCTATGCCAAGGCGCTGCACGGCGAGGTGGACTGGTCCCAGCCCGTGTTCGGCTACACGCTGGGCCACGAGAAGCAGGACCTGATGCGCGACGAGCGCGACAGCGCGCCGGGCATGCCCAAGTGCGTGGTGGTGAGCGACTTCTTCGACTGGGGCAATGATCGCGCGCCGGACGTGCCCTGGCGCAAGACGGTCATCTACGAGGCCCACGTCAAGGGCCTCACCATGCGCCACCCCAAGGTGCCCGAGCACCTGCGGGGCACCTACGCGGGGCTCGCCCACCCGGCGATGATCGAGCACCTCACCAAGCTGGGCGTGACGTCCGTGGAGCTCTTGCCGGTGCACGAGTACGTGGACGACTCGTTCCTGAGCGAGAAGGGCCTGTCCAACTACTGGGGCTACAACACGCTGGCCTTCTTCGCCCCCGAGCAGAAGTACGCGAGCCGCAAGGCGCCGGGCACCGTCGTCAACGAGTTCAAGGCGATGGTCAAGGCGCTGCACGCCGCGGGCATCGAGGTCATCCTCGACGTGGTGTACAACCACACGTGCGAGGGCAACCACATGGGGCCCACGCTGTCGCTCAAGGGCGTGGACAACGCCTCCTACTACTGGCTGATGCCGGACGCGCGCTACTACCTGGACTTCACCGGGTGTGGCAACAGCGTGAACGCCTCCAACCAGAACGCCTCGCGGCTCATCATCGACTCGCTGCGCTACTGGGTGCAGGAGATGCACGTGGACGGGTTCCGCTTCGACCTGGCCACGGTGCTCGGCCGCCACGGCAAGGGCGAGTTCTCCCCCAACGCCGCCTTCTTCCAGATCATCAGCCAGGATCCGGTGCTCAGCCGCGTGAAGCTCATCGCCGAGCCCTGGGACGTGGGCATGGGGGGCTATCAGGTGGGCAACTTCCCCTCGCCCTGGCGCGAGTGGAACGGCAAGTACCGCGACGCCATGCGCCGCTACTGGAAGGGCGACGAGAACCTCGCGGGCGAGGTGGGCCACCGGCTCACGGGCTCCTCGGACATGTTCCAGAGCGCCCGGCGCCGTCCCCAGGCGAGCATCAACTTCATCACCGCCCACGACGGCTTCACCCTGCACGACCTGGTCACCTACGGCCACAAGCACAACGAGGCCAACGGCGAGTTCAACCGCGACGGCGCCGACGACAACCAGGCGTGGAACTGCGGCGCGGAAGGCGAGACGCAGGACGCCAACATCATCTCCCTGCGCGAGCGCCAGAAGCGCAACCTGCTCTCCTCGCTCTTCCTGTCGCTGGGCGTGCCCATGCTCGTGGCCGGTGACGAGATGGGCCGTACCCAGGGCGGCAACAACAACGCCTACTGCCAGGACAACGAGCTGTCGTGGGTGGACTGGGACCTCGACGAGCGCCGGCAATCCCTGCTGGAGTTCACCTCGCGGCTCATCCACTTCCGCGACACCCAGCCCGTGCTCCAGCGCCGCCGCTTCTTCCAGGGCGAGCACATCTGGGACTCGGAGCACAAGGATCTCGCCTGGTTCCGGCCGGACGGCACGGAGATGGGCTCGGAGGATTGGCAGAAGCCCTTCGTCCGCTCGCTCGCGTTCCTGCTCGGGGGCGACGCCATCCCCTCGCCCGACGAGCGGGGCCAGCGCATCATCGGGGATGCACTCCTGGTGCTGCTCAATGCGCACCACGAGGCCGTATCCTTCACCGTGCCTCCTCCCACCGAGGGCAAGCGGTGGGTGATTCAGCTGTACACGGCCTCGGACGAGCTGGGCCCGGACGCGCCGGTTCCCCCGGGGCGCTTCGAGCTGGTGGGCCGCTCCATGGCGGTGTTCCGCCAGGTCTCGGCCGACGACTGA